A region of uncultured Carboxylicivirga sp. DNA encodes the following proteins:
- a CDS encoding rhamnogalacturonan acetylesterase produces MIQIKHSTSFQKTIYFVALMLLIGLTSCNQSKPYTIYLAGDSTMAEKKADKRPETGWGEHLQEFFSANVTVANHAQNGRSSKSFVSEGRWDSIMSLLKPGDYVFIEFGHNDQKIKSEERYSSPEDFYTNLCRYVDDTRSKKATPVLLTPIMRRRFDENGQFYDTHGEYPEMTRKAAADKKVVLLDMHKLTKELIENYGEIKSKELFLIADSAVWTNYPDGIDDNTHLNDLGAKEIAKIAVRAIEESDLAIKNDLITQP; encoded by the coding sequence ATGATACAAATTAAACATTCTACTTCATTTCAAAAGACAATCTATTTTGTAGCTCTTATGCTACTTATCGGACTTACCAGCTGTAACCAAAGCAAACCTTATACCATCTACCTGGCAGGTGATTCGACCATGGCAGAAAAGAAAGCAGATAAGCGACCGGAGACAGGCTGGGGAGAACATTTGCAGGAGTTTTTTTCAGCTAATGTTACAGTTGCCAATCATGCACAAAACGGAAGAAGCAGTAAGTCTTTTGTCTCTGAAGGAAGATGGGATTCAATAATGAGTCTTTTAAAGCCTGGTGATTATGTATTTATTGAATTCGGACACAACGATCAGAAGATAAAAAGTGAAGAGCGTTATTCATCACCAGAAGATTTTTATACCAATCTCTGTCGTTATGTTGACGATACAAGATCAAAAAAGGCAACACCTGTATTATTAACGCCTATAATGAGAAGAAGATTTGATGAGAACGGACAGTTTTATGACACGCATGGCGAATATCCCGAAATGACAAGGAAAGCGGCTGCTGATAAAAAAGTTGTTCTATTGGATATGCATAAACTAACTAAAGAATTGATCGAGAACTATGGTGAGATAAAATCCAAAGAGCTTTTTTTAATTGCCGATTCAGCAGTGTGGACAAATTACCCTGATGGCATTGACGACAACACACACCTTAATGACTTGGGAGCTAAAGAAATAGCAAAAATTGCGGTTAGAGCAATTGAAGAATCTGACCTTGCAATTAAAAATGATCTGATCACTCAACCTTAA
- a CDS encoding pectinesterase family protein → MRLFISILCVFYSINIWADNQADIVVAADGTGDYNTLTDAISQLPYYNYERVVIFVKNGIYNEKIRIEKDYLTIRGESRDSTIIEYAQLREDWIEHPDIIGPAVINIEADDIVLDNLTIRNTQPEIGPHAFAILGNGTRTILTNCNITSKGGDTVSLWNYKQGMYYHANCYFEGCVDFVCPRGWCFIKDSEFHQLKNTATLWHAAVDDKEKKFVLQNCKFTGVDGWQLGRHHYEAAFYLIDCSFGKGMADTPIYYVSYPDKPEKNRPYFWKDRYYFSGCKGDGFHYNWFDDNFISKGLVNLSPSDLSPSWTFNQRWDPESKEKPYVSQIKIVDKQNVFLEFNESVGADNSLKLQTETGIELVFMQGTGRNILQFSSLIDLKESDLKQSIKIIQGKIGTNTASVTDRTINIGETISTSKTQITELSCRK, encoded by the coding sequence ATGAGACTTTTCATTAGCATACTTTGCGTATTCTACAGTATTAATATATGGGCCGATAATCAGGCTGATATTGTTGTTGCTGCAGATGGAACAGGAGATTACAATACCTTAACTGATGCCATCAGTCAACTACCTTATTATAATTACGAACGTGTTGTGATTTTTGTAAAGAATGGTATTTACAATGAAAAGATTCGGATAGAAAAAGATTACCTGACTATCAGAGGTGAGAGTCGGGATAGCACAATTATTGAATATGCACAACTTCGTGAAGATTGGATTGAACATCCGGATATAATAGGACCAGCTGTAATAAATATTGAGGCGGATGATATTGTTCTCGACAATCTGACTATAAGAAATACACAGCCCGAAATTGGTCCGCATGCTTTTGCCATTTTAGGTAATGGTACGCGAACCATCCTTACCAATTGCAACATTACGAGTAAAGGAGGAGATACCGTTTCGCTTTGGAATTACAAACAAGGTATGTATTACCATGCTAATTGTTATTTCGAAGGATGTGTTGATTTTGTTTGTCCACGAGGATGGTGCTTTATTAAAGATTCTGAATTTCACCAGTTAAAAAACACTGCAACTCTATGGCATGCAGCAGTGGACGATAAAGAAAAGAAATTTGTGCTTCAGAATTGCAAATTTACAGGCGTGGATGGATGGCAATTAGGTCGCCATCACTATGAAGCCGCTTTCTATTTAATTGACTGTTCCTTTGGAAAAGGCATGGCAGACACGCCAATCTACTATGTTAGTTATCCCGACAAACCAGAGAAAAACCGCCCCTATTTCTGGAAAGACCGCTATTACTTTTCAGGATGTAAAGGTGATGGATTCCATTACAATTGGTTTGATGATAATTTCATCAGTAAAGGCTTAGTCAACCTCTCCCCTTCTGACTTATCTCCTTCCTGGACATTTAATCAACGATGGGATCCAGAATCAAAAGAGAAGCCTTATGTTTCTCAAATTAAAATAGTTGATAAACAGAATGTTTTTCTTGAATTTAATGAATCTGTGGGAGCAGATAATTCATTAAAACTACAAACTGAAACCGGGATTGAATTAGTTTTTATGCAAGGAACGGGAAGAAATATTTTACAGTTTAGTTCCCTTATTGATTTGAAAGAATCTGATTTAAAACAATCAATCAAAATAATTCAAGGCAAGATAGGTACCAATACAGCAAGTGTAACGGATAGAACAATCAATATTGGAGAAACAATATCCACTTCGAAGACTCAAATAACAGAGCTAAGTTGTAGAAAATAA
- a CDS encoding SRPBCC family protein, with protein sequence MKSKELITVEAVINAPIDLVWKRWTLPEHIVNWNFAADTWCCPKAMNDLRIKGELNWRMEAKDGSMGFDYTGTYQQIEENAMIKYEISDGRKVSIEFLVEHDGVRIIETFEAESINSIELQRSGWQAILDNFKRYVESK encoded by the coding sequence ATGAAATCTAAAGAATTAATAACAGTAGAGGCTGTGATAAATGCACCAATTGATCTTGTATGGAAACGATGGACATTACCTGAACATATTGTAAATTGGAATTTTGCTGCAGATACGTGGTGTTGTCCTAAGGCAATGAATGATTTGAGAATAAAGGGTGAATTAAATTGGAGAATGGAAGCCAAAGACGGGTCTATGGGATTTGATTATACCGGAACTTACCAGCAAATTGAGGAAAATGCCATGATTAAATATGAAATTTCTGATGGTAGAAAAGTATCGATTGAGTTCTTGGTTGAACATGATGGTGTAAGGATAATCGAAACTTTTGAAGCAGAAAGTATTAATTCAATTGAATTGCAAAGAAGTGGTTGGCAGGCAATACTTGATAATTTTAAAAGATACGTTGAGTCGAAATAA
- a CDS encoding DUF1801 domain-containing protein yields the protein MKNLLRFKTVDEYFYSQPIQVREVLLELRSYIFTAEPNAIEVINYNIPAYSLVEGGKRDQQIMIAGYKKHVGLYPHPSVMDKFSNELSNYKKGKGSVQFPIDQSLPKQLIVKMVKYRVELIKKGQV from the coding sequence ATGAAAAATTTACTAAGGTTTAAAACGGTTGATGAGTACTTTTATAGTCAACCTATACAGGTCAGAGAGGTTCTGCTCGAACTTAGAAGTTATATTTTTACTGCAGAACCTAATGCAATTGAGGTTATTAACTATAATATACCGGCCTATAGTTTGGTTGAAGGTGGTAAAAGAGATCAGCAAATAATGATAGCCGGATATAAAAAACATGTTGGCTTGTATCCGCATCCAAGTGTAATGGATAAGTTTAGTAATGAACTCTCAAATTATAAAAAAGGGAAAGGATCTGTTCAGTTTCCAATAGATCAGTCATTGCCAAAACAGTTGATAGTTAAAATGGTTAAGTATAGAGTTGAACTTATAAAAAAAGGTCAGGTATGA
- a CDS encoding DUF2892 domain-containing protein, producing MKCNVGKTDRIIRLILGIVIGGIGLYFKSWWGLVGLIPVFTALVSWCPLYLPLSIKTCKK from the coding sequence ATGAAATGTAATGTAGGTAAAACAGATAGAATAATCCGTTTAATTCTTGGTATAGTAATAGGTGGAATTGGCTTATATTTTAAAAGCTGGTGGGGTTTGGTTGGACTGATTCCAGTTTTTACAGCATTAGTATCCTGGTGCCCTTTATATCTTCCATTAAGTATAAAAACTTGCAAAAAGTAA
- a CDS encoding Crp/Fnr family transcriptional regulator translates to MDLNFSNIFEPDLLEQIRNLSEIKIPKGTIILKEDVYIKEVPLVIEGKIKVIKSDETGKEIVLYHINPGESCILSITSCLNEKQSKAEALTEEESIMVVVPAAKVREWMDTFKSWRKFVMQHYYDRLDSLLQLVDSISFKQTDSRLYEKLKKLQNLEGDTIKITHQELANQIGTAREVISRLLKQMEKDGYLLLERGFIKIIRPL, encoded by the coding sequence ATGGATCTTAATTTCAGTAACATATTTGAACCTGACCTTCTTGAACAGATTAGAAATTTGTCTGAGATTAAAATCCCAAAGGGAACAATTATTCTTAAAGAGGATGTGTATATTAAAGAAGTACCTTTGGTAATAGAAGGGAAAATAAAAGTTATAAAATCCGATGAAACTGGGAAGGAGATTGTGCTCTATCATATTAATCCAGGAGAAAGTTGTATTCTTTCTATTACATCTTGTTTAAACGAAAAGCAGAGTAAAGCAGAAGCTTTAACCGAAGAGGAATCGATAATGGTTGTGGTACCAGCTGCTAAAGTGAGGGAATGGATGGATACCTTTAAAAGTTGGCGAAAATTTGTAATGCAACATTATTATGACAGACTTGATTCCTTACTTCAATTAGTAGATAGTATTTCTTTTAAACAAACAGATAGTCGTTTATACGAGAAATTAAAAAAGCTTCAGAATTTAGAAGGTGATACTATCAAAATTACTCACCAAGAATTAGCAAATCAAATAGGTACGGCACGTGAGGTTATTTCCAGGCTATTAAAACAAATGGAAAAAGACGGTTATCTATTGCTAGAAAGGGGATTTATTAAAATAATTCGTCCATTGTAA
- a CDS encoding DUF2200 domain-containing protein, whose protein sequence is MKTTPEHNKKIAEMTFASVYPHYLSKVENKGRTKEELHQVIEWLTGFDNEKIKELIDDEVNFKSFFELAKLNTNADLIKGVICGYRIEEIENPITKQVRYLDKLVDELAKGKKMEKILRS, encoded by the coding sequence ATGAAAACAACACCTGAGCATAATAAGAAAATAGCTGAAATGACCTTCGCTTCCGTTTATCCACATTATCTATCAAAAGTAGAAAATAAGGGCAGAACAAAGGAAGAATTACATCAGGTAATTGAATGGCTTACCGGCTTTGATAATGAGAAAATCAAGGAATTGATAGACGACGAGGTGAACTTTAAATCATTTTTTGAATTAGCAAAACTAAATACAAATGCAGACCTTATAAAAGGTGTGATTTGTGGTTATAGAATAGAAGAGATTGAGAATCCAATTACCAAACAAGTGAGATACCTTGATAAACTAGTTGATGAATTAGCTAAAGGTAAAAAGATGGAAAAGATTCTACGATCTTGA
- a CDS encoding tetratricopeptide repeat protein encodes MRQKKLTFLITLLLFTTTISLAQKDNALAQKGINQGKKGNYEKALTFFNQALEINSENYNALYYSGFSNENLENFEKATEFYTKTLELKETGETLYRRGYCYFRVKDYTNALNDYNNALKYLPGNEEIIMSRASVYLKTEEYQLLLDDLNFHLAKSPSDYYSKANKAMALSKIGRNDESLGILFELLKEMPPKHKAQLYNAISETYRSMEDDLKALEFINKSIEERFDYANAHITKAEILIDLGKKDEACESFQLAKKYGIDLTLDIVKEIEEVCK; translated from the coding sequence ATGAGACAAAAGAAACTAACTTTTCTAATTACACTGTTACTTTTTACTACTACAATTAGTTTGGCCCAGAAAGACAATGCATTGGCTCAAAAAGGTATTAATCAAGGAAAGAAGGGCAATTATGAAAAAGCATTGACTTTTTTTAATCAAGCATTAGAAATTAATTCTGAAAATTATAATGCCCTGTATTATTCAGGTTTCTCAAATGAAAATCTTGAGAATTTTGAAAAAGCCACTGAATTTTATACAAAAACTCTTGAATTGAAAGAAACAGGAGAGACATTATATAGAAGAGGTTATTGTTATTTTAGAGTAAAAGATTACACAAATGCTTTGAATGATTATAATAACGCATTGAAATATTTACCTGGCAATGAAGAAATTATAATGTCAAGAGCTAGTGTTTATTTAAAAACGGAAGAATATCAATTGCTGTTAGATGATCTAAACTTTCATTTAGCAAAATCTCCAAGCGATTACTATTCAAAAGCCAATAAAGCAATGGCTTTGTCAAAAATTGGTAGAAATGATGAATCTCTAGGAATTTTATTTGAACTTTTGAAGGAAATGCCACCTAAACATAAAGCTCAGTTGTATAATGCTATATCTGAAACTTATAGGTCAATGGAAGACGATTTAAAAGCTCTTGAATTTATAAATAAATCAATCGAAGAAAGATTTGATTATGCAAATGCGCATATAACAAAAGCTGAAATATTAATTGATTTAGGAAAAAAAGATGAAGCTTGTGAATCATTTCAATTGGCAAAGAAATATGGAATTGATTTAACATTAGATATTGTTAAAGAAATTGAAGAAGTATGCAAATAA
- a CDS encoding helix-turn-helix domain-containing protein, with amino-acid sequence MKTSTICDLSTKKWLNLSEAVTYLGFGSKNTFQQWREKGFLSFYKPGNTILYKRTDLDKFVEKFRHEEFPNN; translated from the coding sequence ATGAAGACCAGTACTATTTGTGATTTATCAACGAAGAAATGGCTGAATTTATCTGAGGCTGTTACCTATTTGGGGTTTGGCTCTAAAAACACTTTTCAGCAATGGAGAGAAAAGGGTTTTCTCTCATTCTACAAACCCGGTAACACCATACTTTATAAACGAACAGACCTTGACAAGTTTGTTGAAAAGTTTAGGCATGAAGAATTTCCCAACAATTAA
- a CDS encoding DUF4406 domain-containing protein, translating into MIIYLSGIDHDTDIKEIDRLKIKLFNLGCTVVSPEEKTLNKLSWSENLRLRLGFIQSSNAIYMLPNWKDSILARIELTAAMDDKLPLCFSPEDIRDLITTLDD; encoded by the coding sequence ATGATAATATACCTCTCAGGAATTGACCACGATACGGATATAAAAGAAATCGACAGGCTTAAAATAAAACTCTTCAACTTGGGATGCACCGTAGTTTCTCCCGAAGAAAAGACGCTCAATAAATTAAGTTGGTCGGAAAATTTACGATTACGATTAGGCTTCATTCAAAGTAGCAATGCCATTTACATGTTACCAAATTGGAAAGACAGCATATTGGCTCGGATTGAACTTACGGCTGCAATGGATGATAAATTACCTCTATGCTTCTCTCCCGAAGATATAAGAGATTTAATAACCACCCTTGATGATTAG
- the dnaG gene encoding DNA primase: protein MDANRVIDHINGDILSVISNFIELKKSGTNYMACCPFHNEKTASLSVNPAKGIFKCFGCSKGGNAIEFIKEHEGVDFKQAVEIAAKKLSINFQWKLSTNFDEAKHKHIESLHIACNIVERFFAEHLNNPEAEKYIKSRNFVIPEQGSFDVGYAPNGNALLTYARANGVKTEILEEIGVLKSNDKGVYDFFRNRLIFPISNSRGQTIAFAGRDLNENTKVKYLNSPETSIYVKGNELYALNAARFAIKNEDRAYLVEGYPDVLRMHSIGIYNTVASCGTALTVAQVQLLKRYTNKTTLIFDGDTAGLRATDRNAELLIQNGFHVSVITLPEKQDPDTLFTTKEVFLQHNKQQADYILFKTAQYAQKSVSDPVLKSEAIKRMSKLIANYDKTKQEVYIEFAAEHIKPKKAWQDAVKELIQDEPKKTHQYTVPKDVSLNDFNRWGFYVENNCYVFRNKKGDDFVTHSNFVMAPLFHIESPINAKRLYEIKNRHNLVKIMELPQRDMVSITAFKLQIESLGNFLWTGGESELNKLKAWLYEKTKSCKEIMQLGWQKEGFFCWGNGIFNGDEFIKADKYGIVQHGNRYYYIPACSDIYESDDTLFEFERHFIHNEGNITLYEYAQKYTAVFANNGIVTLSFFFACLFLDIISKRFDKFPILNMYGQKGSGKNTCAESILYMFGRKGKVPNLHNSSKPSIADHVATSANAVCVLDEYRNDLEMEKRELLKGFWDKTGRTRMNMDKDKKKETSKVNQGIIVCGQQIATADIALFSRFIALGFSKTTFSFEDKKLFEELEQINKQGLTQITHQLLKHRETFQKLYNKTVDAVSDQFRELLGTSTVETRIFNNWLTIASAYATVSRIVELPFKYDEIIQLFVDMMVEQNKETARNDDLGIFWKTVQYLISSNMLYDGGDYKVVYADRINRVFKQDNEWQKSEIVFQEPQDILYLSVSRVFGLYKSQALREGDKPLPDATVEYYLKNSPAYICDTKKVSFKKIDAKSGMQEYDENGNKKFTSTTAFVFYIDQLNLSMENTKREVIP, encoded by the coding sequence ATGGATGCAAACAGAGTTATAGACCACATTAATGGAGATATTCTTAGTGTTATTTCCAATTTCATTGAGCTGAAGAAATCAGGCACAAACTACATGGCATGTTGTCCGTTTCATAACGAGAAAACTGCATCATTGAGCGTTAACCCGGCAAAAGGCATATTCAAATGTTTTGGATGCAGCAAAGGTGGCAATGCCATTGAATTTATAAAGGAACATGAGGGTGTTGATTTTAAGCAAGCCGTTGAGATTGCTGCAAAAAAGCTGAGCATCAATTTCCAGTGGAAGCTTAGCACCAATTTTGATGAAGCCAAACACAAACACATCGAAAGCCTACATATTGCTTGCAATATCGTGGAGCGTTTCTTTGCTGAACACCTAAACAATCCCGAAGCAGAGAAATACATCAAGAGCCGGAACTTCGTTATTCCTGAACAGGGTAGTTTTGATGTTGGCTATGCTCCTAACGGCAATGCACTACTCACCTATGCAAGAGCCAATGGCGTTAAAACTGAAATATTGGAAGAAATTGGCGTTCTGAAAAGCAACGACAAAGGCGTTTACGACTTCTTTAGAAACCGTTTAATCTTTCCTATTTCCAATTCAAGAGGTCAAACCATTGCCTTTGCCGGACGGGATTTAAACGAAAACACCAAAGTAAAATACCTCAATTCTCCCGAAACAAGTATCTACGTTAAGGGAAATGAATTGTATGCCTTGAATGCAGCACGATTCGCCATTAAAAACGAAGACCGTGCTTATTTGGTGGAGGGTTATCCCGATGTGCTTCGAATGCACTCCATTGGTATTTACAATACGGTTGCTTCGTGTGGAACGGCTCTTACCGTAGCGCAAGTTCAGTTACTCAAACGATACACCAACAAAACCACTTTGATATTCGATGGCGATACTGCCGGATTAAGAGCCACTGATAGAAATGCAGAATTACTTATTCAAAATGGTTTTCATGTATCGGTAATTACCTTGCCTGAAAAACAAGACCCCGATACATTATTTACCACCAAAGAGGTGTTTCTTCAGCACAACAAACAACAAGCTGATTACATACTATTTAAAACAGCACAGTACGCTCAAAAATCCGTTTCCGACCCTGTTTTAAAGTCGGAAGCCATAAAGCGAATGAGTAAGCTGATTGCCAACTACGACAAAACCAAGCAAGAGGTTTACATCGAGTTTGCAGCCGAACATATTAAACCAAAGAAAGCTTGGCAAGATGCTGTTAAGGAATTAATTCAAGATGAACCTAAAAAAACGCATCAATACACCGTACCCAAAGATGTTAGCCTGAATGATTTTAATCGTTGGGGTTTTTATGTGGAGAACAATTGCTACGTGTTCCGGAATAAAAAGGGTGATGATTTTGTAACGCATTCCAACTTTGTAATGGCTCCCCTATTTCACATCGAAAGCCCAATCAATGCCAAACGATTATACGAAATTAAAAACCGCCACAATCTTGTTAAAATAATGGAGTTGCCTCAAAGGGATATGGTAAGCATAACCGCCTTTAAGCTTCAAATAGAATCATTGGGTAACTTTCTATGGACTGGTGGCGAAAGTGAATTGAATAAGCTAAAAGCATGGCTTTACGAAAAAACCAAAAGCTGCAAAGAAATCATGCAATTGGGTTGGCAAAAAGAAGGTTTCTTTTGTTGGGGCAATGGCATCTTTAATGGCGATGAATTTATTAAAGCCGACAAATACGGAATCGTTCAACATGGCAACCGATATTACTATATTCCTGCCTGTTCCGACATTTACGAAAGTGATGATACGCTTTTTGAATTTGAACGCCATTTCATACATAACGAGGGAAATATTACGCTTTATGAGTATGCGCAAAAATACACAGCTGTATTCGCCAATAATGGCATTGTAACCCTATCGTTTTTCTTTGCATGTTTATTCTTGGACATTATCTCTAAACGCTTCGATAAGTTTCCAATCTTGAATATGTACGGACAGAAAGGTTCGGGTAAAAATACGTGTGCCGAAAGCATTTTGTATATGTTCGGTCGTAAAGGCAAAGTACCGAATCTACACAATTCCAGTAAGCCATCCATTGCCGACCATGTGGCTACAAGTGCCAATGCTGTTTGTGTACTTGATGAATACCGGAACGATTTGGAAATGGAAAAGCGTGAGCTGCTCAAAGGTTTTTGGGATAAGACCGGACGAACACGCATGAATATGGATAAGGACAAGAAAAAGGAAACCTCCAAAGTTAACCAGGGAATCATAGTCTGCGGTCAGCAAATTGCAACCGCTGATATTGCCCTGTTCAGTAGGTTTATAGCACTTGGATTTTCAAAAACAACCTTTTCTTTTGAGGATAAAAAGCTATTTGAAGAACTGGAGCAAATCAACAAACAGGGATTGACACAAATTACCCACCAATTACTCAAACATCGAGAAACCTTTCAGAAGCTCTACAACAAAACAGTTGATGCCGTGAGTGACCAATTCAGAGAGCTGCTTGGCACAAGCACCGTTGAAACCCGAATTTTTAATAACTGGCTCACCATTGCTTCGGCTTATGCTACTGTTTCAAGAATAGTTGAACTGCCTTTTAAATACGATGAAATCATTCAGCTCTTTGTTGATATGATGGTTGAGCAGAATAAGGAAACTGCCCGAAACGATGATTTAGGTATCTTCTGGAAAACGGTACAATACCTTATCAGCTCTAATATGCTATATGATGGAGGAGATTATAAAGTGGTTTATGCCGATAGAATTAATCGTGTGTTTAAGCAAGATAACGAATGGCAAAAAAGCGAAATCGTATTTCAAGAGCCACAGGATATTCTTTATTTATCGGTGAGTCGAGTGTTTGGTTTGTATAAATCACAAGCATTACGTGAGGGCGATAAACCCTTACCCGATGCCACCGTTGAATACTACTTAAAGAACAGCCCTGCCTATATTTGCGATACCAAAAAGGTAAGCTTTAAGAAAATAGATGCTAAAAGTGGTATGCAAGAATATGACGAAAACGGAAATAAGAAATTCACGAGTACAACGGCTTTCGTCTTTTATATCGACCAATTAAATTTGAGTATGGAAAATACCAAACGAGAAGTTATTCCCTAA
- a CDS encoding helix-turn-helix transcriptional regulator: MIIGQKLRELREEKGLLLRQVAAELEVDTAYISKMERGEKNIRKEFIIQLADLYNHNQDELLALWLADKIYDTVKDEAMAFEAIEIAKKYISKEN; this comes from the coding sequence ATGATAATAGGACAAAAACTCAGAGAATTAAGAGAAGAAAAAGGATTACTGCTTCGACAAGTTGCTGCTGAATTGGAAGTCGATACGGCTTATATAAGCAAAATGGAACGTGGCGAAAAAAATATTAGAAAGGAATTCATAATCCAACTGGCAGATTTATACAACCATAACCAAGATGAATTATTGGCTCTGTGGTTGGCTGATAAGATATATGATACCGTGAAAGATGAAGCGATGGCTTTTGAAGCAATTGAGATAGCAAAAAAATACATATCAAAAGAAAATTAA
- a CDS encoding type I restriction-modification system subunit M, which produces MSEDQKKQLEQQLWNIANELRGKMNADEFRDYILGFIFYKYLAEKMEIYANAILKPDGIIYTDIKENTKQGQEYIEAIKEEALEKLGYFLTPSELFSEVAIRGNGNGKEESNFILEDLQKILNNIQLSTMGTESEEDFDNLFEDMDLNSTKLGKSPEARNAIIAKVLSHLDKIDFKLENTELDVLGDAYEYLIGQFASGAGKKAGEFYTPQEVSIVLAKLVTTGKTKLKSVYDPTCGSGSLLLRVAKEVEEVNNFYGQELNRTTYNLCRMNMILHDVHYRKFDIKQEDTLEHPQHLDKQFEAIVANPPFSANWSANQLFTSDDRFSQYGKLAPSSKADYAFVQHMIYHLAENGTMAIVLPHGALFRGSAEGHIRKYLIEEKNYLDAVIGLPANLFYGTPIPTSIMVFKKCRENPDNVLFIDSGQHFERGTQNMLRSHHIDKIVSTYRERVAIDKYSHIAPLSEIAENEYNLNIPRYVNTFEEEEHVDIKAVSSRLKELELEMNQTNDELSAFCKELNIDTPF; this is translated from the coding sequence ATGTCAGAAGACCAAAAAAAGCAGTTAGAGCAACAACTTTGGAATATTGCGAATGAATTGAGAGGTAAGATGAATGCCGATGAGTTTCGTGATTACATACTTGGCTTTATTTTTTATAAGTATTTGGCTGAAAAAATGGAGATTTATGCCAATGCCATACTAAAACCTGATGGTATTATTTATACCGATATTAAAGAGAATACCAAACAAGGACAAGAATACATTGAGGCCATCAAAGAGGAAGCTCTTGAAAAATTAGGCTATTTTTTAACGCCATCCGAATTGTTTAGTGAAGTTGCTATCCGGGGAAATGGAAATGGAAAAGAAGAGAGTAATTTTATTCTTGAAGACCTTCAGAAAATATTAAATAACATTCAGCTTAGTACGATGGGTACGGAGAGCGAAGAGGACTTTGATAATCTGTTTGAGGATATGGACTTAAACAGCACAAAGCTTGGTAAGTCGCCCGAAGCTCGAAATGCGATAATCGCCAAAGTGTTATCTCATCTTGATAAGATAGACTTTAAACTTGAAAATACAGAGCTTGATGTTTTAGGGGATGCTTATGAATACCTAATTGGACAATTCGCAAGTGGAGCAGGTAAAAAAGCAGGTGAGTTTTATACCCCACAGGAGGTGAGTATTGTATTGGCTAAGTTAGTTACTACCGGAAAAACAAAATTAAAGTCGGTGTACGACCCTACTTGCGGTTCTGGTTCTTTACTTTTAAGGGTTGCCAAAGAGGTTGAAGAAGTAAATAACTTTTACGGACAGGAATTAAATCGTACCACTTACAACCTTTGCCGAATGAATATGATTTTGCACGATGTACATTATCGCAAATTCGACATAAAGCAAGAGGATACTTTAGAACATCCACAACATCTTGACAAACAGTTTGAAGCCATAGTTGCTAATCCTCCTTTTTCAGCGAATTGGAGTGCTAACCAATTATTTACAAGTGACGACCGCTTTAGTCAATACGGCAAGCTTGCACCATCAAGCAAAGCTGATTATGCTTTTGTGCAACACATGATTTATCATTTGGCAGAAAATGGCACAATGGCGATAGTTCTTCCACATGGAGCATTGTTTAGAGGAAGTGCAGAAGGTCATATTCGTAAATATTTAATTGAAGAAAAGAACTATTTAGATGCGGTAATTGGGTTACCTGCGAACCTCTTTTACGGCACACCTATACCAACATCAATAATGGTGTTTAAGAAATGTCGCGAGAATCCTGATAATGTTCTATTTATTGACTCTGGTCAACATTTCGAGAGAGGTACACAAAACATGTTGCGTTCGCATCATATTGATAAAATTGTTTCTACATACCGAGAGCGTGTTGCAATTGACAAATACAGCCATATCGCTCCACTTAGTGAAATAGCGGAGAATGAATACAATCTAAATATCCCTCGTTATGTAAACACCTTTGAAGAGGAAGAACATGTTGATATTAAAGCCGTTTCATCACGCTTAAAGGAGCTTGAATTGGAGATGAACCAAACAAATGATGAACTATCTGCATTTTGTAAAGAATTAAACATTGACACACCGTTTTAG